Below is a genomic region from Vitis riparia cultivar Riparia Gloire de Montpellier isolate 1030 chromosome 16, EGFV_Vit.rip_1.0, whole genome shotgun sequence.
ATTTATTGGAGAAGAGGTTCTATATGCTGACATTTATGCCAAATGCATATCAGCTGTTGATCAAGTCacctatatttttatgaaatgccTTATTTTCTATCTGTTTACTTGAGAAGGCTCTTCAGGAAGTAGTAGCAGACATAATACATgatcctaagtcaagggggttAAATTAAAAATCCCAAATGCCTTAATTTCTATCCATTTACTTGAGGAGACTCTTAAGGAAGAATTACCAGACTGAATACATGATCCTAATTAAGTTAAGGGCCGGGTTATATTAAACAATCCCAATGACATAACATCTGACTTATCAATTCTACGAATGGATCAACAAGTCTATAGAGACTTAATTTATGAATTCCTTTTATTACTTTCTTCCCTTGTGTGGATCTTCTCACTTGTATTTTACATAGAAATTAAGAATCCTTGTATACTCTCTCATGGTTggttataaaaaaatggaagtatatatatgtgtgaATAGAAAATCACCAGTAATCgttagtttttcttttatgcaCCTGTAAGAGATAATAATAAACTTAGGTGGTGTTCTTGGACTGAAGCCTAGGACTTTGTGTTCCTTCCCATGGTTCCCACAGGGCTTCTTTTTTTTGGGTCTTTGATGTTTCCATATCAAGATACAAAtagataaaatgaaattatgtcAAAATTTCCGTTTCCATATCAGGGTGCAAAGGAATATGGCATAGGCTAATATCCTCTATCGTAATTTCTCCTTGAAAAATGATATAGGATATTGTGTAGAACGTACCTTTTTTTGGCTTCTTTATGCACTCAATTTCAGATTACATGCCATTACTCATCTTCAGCCTGCATTTCCTACCTTCCGCTTCACAATTTCCACACATAGGTTTTGACCAATTCATGGAAAATCTAGATTCCCCATATTCTATATTTAATAGGAGTGAAGCTTTGGAAATCTAGAAGgcaaaatatattcataaataaattaaaatagacaTTGCTCATAGATACATACTGGAATACAATGTATGGTATTATCGTCATAATTTATGTAGTATTATGGTCCTATCACATCTAGCACATTTCACATttctaaagataaaagaaatagaGTCCTCTAAATATAAGGACCAACTTTATTTTAGTGTCAAGAAAATTGACTCGAtggtttttatttgaaaagtcatATTCAATCAATAAAGCATCAAAATTGACCACATGTACAATGGTCCACAAAAATTATTGAAGGAGTGCGATGGCTGTAGGAgaccattttaaaattttgaatatttatttactccTACAATTTTATGCTCATAATGAATTATAGTAATAGACATATACCAAGGAAAGGTTTGAGCTCTCAAATTGTTCCTTCTCTGTTAATTCTTTCTCTATTAAAATGCAACTTTTGATTTGAGAGCCTGATTTAAAGTGCGAAGGGTAAGATCAAAGTCCTAATTAAATTTCAACAAGGAGTAGAAATCTATGAATGGAGAAATCAAAGTGTCCACTAATTTGAAGAACCATATATGGAATGGTGCAATCCAATGTCCAAGAATGTAATTGTAACCTTTAGAGGGCCTAAGGACACTTCTCTAACAAAAACTATATGGAATTACTTACAAAAGAAATGTTGTAATTGACACTATTGTTCCTTGAAAGCCCAGATTACTACTAGCAACAAGttataacaaaataacttacttgaacatctacaaccctaataattatttttgtagaatacttgaaaaaaaaaatagagcttcaaaggaaatggaggattttctttgataattttaCGGGCAAGCAAGAACACTATTCAAACAtctaaaatgatattttattacttgtaCATAACCTTTCTTACAAGGAACCAAACTATTGTTTGAAGtagaaactttattttattacataCACTGATCTCATAGAAACCTTACACATAAGACACAATCACACATTATTATTGGATTACCAAATAAGCAACTAGATGGAGTAGGACTACCTTCCATTTAAGCTGATTGTACCCATggaattggatgatgaaatTGGTACCTCTACCATGGATTGCTCATGATTCTCGATAGACCATAGAGTTGGCTTAGGAGGCATTTTCAATAGTTCAATCTCTCCTTCAAGCATCTCCAATGTTTTGCTCATTGAAGGACGATCCACAGGCTTCatttgtacacaccatagcgcAACTATCACCATTTTCCTTACATACTTTTTTCATCCTCAGTGGCATCTCCCATTTCCATGTCCTCTCCTTGATCATATCTATCATAAATCCATGATGGGAAATATATTTGACTTGAATGCTCTGCAAATGCATTCACATTCTTCCTTTTTCCCACCATTTCCAAtaacaacattccaaaactataaacatcagCCTTAAATGATACACCTCCAATGTTTTTGTAGAACAATTCAGGAGCAATGTAGCCCAAGGTTCCTCTAGCAGTTGTTGGAAAAGTAAAATGGTTCTAGTCTCCAGTAGTTGTCCTAGACTTTAGGAAAGtgttgtttttatttactttgttGCTGTACGTGGCCTACTTTGGCCTAGTCTTTAGTAGTAAGTTTGAGTCTGTAGCAGTTTGTTATCAAGTTTCAGGTTTGTTAGTAGTGGAGCACTTTCTTAGAACTTAGTGGGTAGTGTATGCATGATCCTATTTTCATGCTGCAACAGTCCCTATTTTCTTGGTCTTACCCTTCTGTGTATGAGCCTATTTAAAGGCTGTTTGGTTTATCAATAAAGTGTGTGCAGATTAGTAAATAGTCTCTGCTTCCAGTTATTATTgttgtctttctctttttcaatttgtaacagtggtatcagagccaccaAGTGAAAAGTGAGATAGAGAGTGGGTATAGCAGCAGCTCTGTATTTGTTTTCCGTTTTGCAGCAGCATAGGAGAACGATGGCTTCAGACACTTTTGTGCAGCCAGCCATTCCACGTTTTGATGGTCATTATGACCATTGGAGCATGCTCATGGAGAATTTTTTGAGGTCCAAAGACTACTGGCCAGTTGTGGTTTCTGGAGTAGCAGAACCAGCAGAAGGGGTGGTGCTGACAGATGTGCAGAAAATGGAGCTCGAAGCACTGAAGCTGAAAGATCTCAAggcaaagaattattttttccaagCTATTGATCGCTCAATCTTGGAAACCATTCTTTGCAAGGACACCGCCAAGCATATTTGGGATTCCATGAAGAAGAAATACCAAGGTACAGCAAGGGCTAAGAGGCAGCAGCTTCAAGCACTTCGCTCGGACTTCGAAATGCTTCGAATGAAGTCAGGAGAATCAGTTACAGACTATTTTTCAAGAACGATGGCAATCATTAACAAGATGAGGATCCATGGCGACAAGACAGAGGATGTTCTCATTGTTGAAAAGATTCTTCGATCCTTGacaccaaaatttaattttgttgtctGTTCGATAGAAGAAGCTAATGATGTTGATTCATTGTCAATTGATGAATTACAAAGTTCTTTGTTGGTTCATGAGCAAAAAATAAACCAACAGGTGAAAGAGGAACAAGCATTGAAGGCCTTATCCGAAACTCACTTTACACAAAGTAGAGTTGATAGAGGACGAGGTCGAGGCAGAGGTCGAGGTAGAGGAGGCAGGCACAACACTGATCGTGGCAACCAACATCACCATCAGCACCAAGAGAATCAATTtcaaggaagaggaagaggacgTGGAGGCCATCAGTCAACATCTTATAGACCAAGGCCCGTAGACAAGTCCAACGTTGAATGCTACAAATGTCACGGGTATGGTCATTATCAATCTGAATGTCGAACTAATTTGAATAGACAGAATGGAGAAAGAACTAACTTtgcagaaaaagaagaagaggtgTCTCTTTTGATGGTGTGTCATGTGAAGGAAGAGACTCAACAAGATATGTGGTATTTAGACACTGGCTGCAGTAACCACATGTGTGGAGATAAGAAGTTGTTCTTTGAGATGGACGAATCTTTCCGCAACTCTGTGAAGTTCGGTGACAACTCCATGGTTGCTGTTATGGGAAAAGGAAAGGTAGCTTTCCAAACCAAAGGAAACACCACCCACACTATCTCTAATGTCTTTTTTGTGCCAGATTTAAAGACCAACTTGCTTAGTGTGGGTCAGCTGCAAGAAAAGGGTTACGAGATTTCTATCAAGATGGAGTATGTCTTATTCAAGATGCAAAGTTGGGATTAATTGCTCAAGTTAACATGACGACGAATCGTATGTTCCCTCTTTATCTCCACAACACCACTCATTCATGTTTCTCGACAAAGTTAAAGGATGCAGCCTGGCTATGGCATTTTCGCTATGGTCACCTAAACTTTGGTGGTTTGAAGACTCTACAGCAGAAGAATATGGTGATTGGTCTTCCTCAAATTACAGCTCCTTCTACAGTCTGTGAAGAATGTGTTGTTAGCAAACAACACCGTAATCAATTCTCACAAGGGAAATCATGGAGGGCAAAGGTTGCACTAGAGCTCGTTCATTCCGACATTTGCGGGCCCATAACTCCTTGCTCTAATGGAGATTGTGATCCTGTAGTGTTTGAGAGTGCTGTCAAAGAATCAAAATGGCGAGAGGCTATGGATGCTGAAATTGCAGCCATCGAAAAGAATGACACTTGGGAGTTATCTGATCTTCCAGAAGGGTACAAAACAATTGGTGTGAAGTGGGTGTACAAGACAAAGCTGAAGGAGAATGGTGAAGTCGACAAGTACAAGGCACGCTTGGTGGCCAAGGGCTATAAGCAAGAGTTCGGTGTTGATTACAAAGAAGTCTTTGCTCCGGTTGCAAGGCATGACACAATCAGATTGGTGATCGCATTGGCAGCTCAAAACTCATGGCCTATCTTTCAGTTGGACGTGAAATCGGCATTCCTCCATGGTGATTTGAGTGAAGAGGTATTCATTAATCAACCTCCTGGTTATGTGAAACTTGGCAATGAGCATAAAGTGTATAAGTTAAAAAAGGCTctatatggattaaaacaagctCCAAGGGCTTGGTATAATCGTAtagaaacttattttttgaaggAAGGATTTCAAAAATGTCCTTATGAACATACACTTTTCATAAAAGTTGGAGACGGAGGTAAAATGCTCATTGTCTGTTTATATGTGGATGACTTGATTTACACTGGAAATGATAGtgccatgtttgaaagttttaagAAGTCCATGATGTTTGAATTTGAGATGTCTGATCTTGGCATGATGCATTATTATCTTGGCATTGAAGTGATGCAATCTTCTactggaatttttatttctcaaaagaaGTACGTAGGAGAAATCTTGGACAGGTTTCAGATGAAGGATTGTAATCCTGTGAATACACCATCTGAGTTTGGCTTAAAGCTAAACAAAGATAATGGAGGAAAGAGGGTTGACAACACTTTTTACAAGCAGATTGTAGGGAGTTTAATGTACTTGACTACAACAAGACCTGATATAATGCATGCTGTAAGTGTCATTAGTAGGTACATGGAGTGTCCTACTGAGATTCATCTCTTGGCTGCAAAAAGAATTTTCCGGTACTTGCAAGGTACTAAGGAGTTTGGGCTGTTCTACAAGAAGGGAGAAAAATCAGATTTGTATGGCTTCACAGATAGTGATTATGCAGGAGATTCAGAGGATCGGAAAAGCACATCTGGGTATGTTTTCATATTGGGTACAGGAGCTGTTTCATGGTCATCGAAAAAGCAACCAATCGTCACTTTATCAACCACAAAAGCTGAGTTTGTTGCTGCCACTTCATGTGCCTGTCAAGCTATATGGCTAAAGAAAATTCTCAGAGAGCTGCAGTTTAAAGAGGATGGGCCTACTCTCATTTATTGTGACAACAGTTCAGCAATAAAGCTCTCAAAGAATCCTGTTCTTCATGGTCGAAGCAAGCATATAGATGTGAAGTATCATTTCTTAAGGGACCTCACGAATGATGGAGTTATTAGTCTTATTTATTGCAGGAGTGAAGACCAGGTTGCTGATATTTTAACAAAGTCTCTCAAGTTGGCTGCGTTTCAAAAGCTAAGAAGGATGCTTGGTGTTTAGATAATCCAATTTGAGGGAGGGAGCTTCAAAGACCTTCACTAAACTGAATGTTGAAACATCAGTTTAAGGGAGGGATTGTTGGAAAAGTAAAATGGTTCTAGTCTCCAGTAGTTGTCCTAGACTTTAGGAAAGtgttgtttttatttactttgttGCTGTACGTGGCCTACTTTGGCCTAGTCTTTAGTAGTAAGTTTGAGTCTGTAGCAGTTTGTTATCAAGTTTCAGGTTTGTTAGTAGTGGAGCACTTTCTTAGGACTTAGTGGGTAGTGTATGCATGATCCTATTTTCATGCTGCAACAGTCCCTATTTTCTTGGTCTTACCCTTCTGTGTATGAGCCTATTTAAAGGCTGTTTGGTTTATCAATAAAGTGTGTGCAGATTAGTAAATAGTCTCTGCTTCCAGTTATTATTgttgtctttctctttttcaatttgTAACAGCAGTGACTGATACAATACTTTCATCTGTTGAGTATAATTTTGCAAGACCGAAATCTGAAACTTTTGGTGTGAAGTCTTCATCGAGAAGAATGTTGTGTGGcttgatatcaaaatgaagaatttgcatATCACACCCTTGATGTAAGTATTCGATCCCACGTCCTACTCCAAGTGCAATCTTGTATAATCTTTCCCAACTCAAAGGAATGTTGTTGCTTTgatcaagaaaaacaaacttATCAAGAGATCCATTGGGCATGTAGTCATATATAAGGGCCCATTTTGATCTCTGTATGCAAAATCCAACAAGTCTCACCACATTAACATGATGAATTCTTCCAATTGTAGCAACTTCATTGATAAAATCTTGCCCATTAGCCTTTGACATAACCAACATTTTTACAGCTACAATGCGGCCACTTCGGAGTTTTCCTTTGTACACAGAGCCAAAACCTCCTTGACCCAATTTATGCTTAAAATTATAAGTCATCTTCTTTATGTCTGAATATGTGTATTTGATTGGTCGAAGATTTTGGTAGTTATGTAGGAATTCTTCAATATCATCATCTAATGATAAGTGTCTCCGTCGAAACTTGTAAATTAAATAGGCAAAGAGGCACAAAATACCAATCACAGCTCGTCCGATGATGATCATGACTACATATAAATCACATGTTAAAGATATGAAAAACGTCAGAGGAAGATTTATAATCATCTAACCACATTCAATCATCAAATGCAACAAATGAAAAGGTCATTTCACCTATATCTTAGGTTTTGGATTTCCACTCAAACATAGTTATGtgactctttttcttttgggtgaCAGCATGATATACATAAAGGATGGAATAATCAAttgagaaaatttgttttgttgtacAAAATTAAGGAATGAAATTAGATGCCAAATTCCAACTCTATTCTTCAATTTCCTTGTACTCTAACAAATCTgggaataatttgaaataataataattttatttgaaagaaaaattctgaatttcacaaattggaatttcaatttaTGATTCATTTTGTACAACCAAATGCATTGCAAAACTTGTTTGTCGGCTCTTATCTATAATGAAAGGATTCCAAAAGTGCCAGGCAAAAAGAGGTATAAGACGTGTGCAATGATATACTTATTAAGATTTGGAAGCCTTACGCATGAGTTGTAATATCAAGGTTGCCCCAACTGTAAATATGAGaggaacaaaaattattaagttaaagaaaagaaagagacacATATGATAGATTTAAAATGAGcaagaaacaaatataaaagaaatattattactactattggttttgattaaaaattaggAAGAGATGGATAGGATAGAAGAGAAAGggtaatattaataataataatcattgttattatcatcatcatagtTATTATTAGTTAAGTGGATGAAAAATCCAATCATTTATTATACtattgattaatttaaatatattttctttattcaacTATGACCTCAGTCTCAAAtgtcttataatatttttaaaatttttagaaatttattatatatatttaaattaaaaataaaattaagaacatACCACATATTGACTATTGTGGGATTGAATATGTAATTTAGAATAAcagttctttattttattcatttatcgtgaactccaaaaataaattatcatttcattttatcatcaaattaataattttttattattattataaagaacTTCTCAAAGCTTACCTTGTAAAGTTGTTTTGCCTCCATATAGAAGAAATCCGAAGTCTGCATGTTTAAATTCAGTATATATGGTCAATGGTCAATGGTAAAAGTAGAAGAAGCTTTTGCATTTTGCTCTATGTGACTGCCAACTAGACAATGATATTAAGCAGCCCACAGGTACCATCTTGAAATTaatggaatgaaaataaaaaataaaaaataaaaaaaatctctttctttcttctacaACAAATGGAACTAATAAGCCTTACATTGGATAGAACGGTCCACGTGTAATGCATCCCCTGTTAACAGAAAAACaacataaattgaatttaacatGAGAAAGATAATAGAAGTAAAAATGAACATGAAAGATAATAAAAGTAAACTCCCAAAGTCTCACTGATATAGAGAAAGAACCATGTCAGAAAGTTCCGAGCTACAAGATCAAACCAATTAAGCAAATATTATTAGTTATAAAATGTTGAAGGGACTTATGCTTGCaagcaaaataaatacatgaatggataaaaataaacattgcTCATACGTTTGGTGCACTGTACGGTATAATTTCTATAATTCTGCTGGCAGTTTAGCCCTTTCACGTAGCATTCGCTTTTGCAGCGGAAGCTCAAAAATGAAAGATCAAGCCCCAGAAGCAGCACTTCTTGCAAATCTGACATTGAAAGATTGCCGTGCTTCAAGAATTGCCGTCCTGAGGATGGTGCATGAATACTTAATCTCTCCCACCTCCATGTAGAAATCTCCGACTAGTGCATAAACATATGCTTGTGAGGAAGATGAAGTCACATTGCTTCTGTTGCAAGGAGTGATAGGAATATAGTTGCCATCACTTATTGGCTGCTCGCAGTTCATCAAAACCGTTGTATTGGTCACTCCCGGTACCCaataataatttgaatcaaaGCTGTAATATGACAAGGAATAGAGAGGAGTTGAGAAACAGTTGCCCTTTTCGACCCCAGGATCCACTACCCCAGGATCCACTACCCGAATGGTATAGTGATCGTAGTTGATATCAGCAACATAGTATTTCCCAAGGGCGAGGTTGATATCAGCAACATAGTATTTCCCAAGGGTGAGGTTGACCATAGTACGATTGTTTTCGCAGACCAATTCATAGTCAGGATCACCACACCCAGATGGATCACCTTTCAATCGGAAAGGGTCGCTGATGTTTTGAATCTCTCCACAAGAAGAGGGTCTGCAAGTCTGGTTTCCATTAGCAGCACAAATTGCAAGCAAGAAAGTGTGGAAGAGCGCTAACGCCACAAGTTTTGCTTCTCTAAACATCATAACATTTGAGAGAGATACGGAGTTGGAATTCTTCagttttatgtttaatttaagAGAGAGATCAAATTATCCCCCAACAGGCTTGCGGTCCCAATTTTCCTGCAACGTGAAAAGAGTGTGAAATGAGACTTATTGACTGTTATAGTCAACTAC
It encodes:
- the LOC117933424 gene encoding rust resistance kinase Lr10-like, whose protein sequence is MIINLPLTFFISLTCDLYVVMIIIGRAVIGILCLFAYLIYKFRRRHLSLDDDIEEFLHNYQNLRPIKYTYSDIKKMTYNFKHKLGQGGFGSVYKGKLRSGRIVAVKMLVMSKANGQDFINEVATIGRIHHVNVVRLVGFCIQRSKWALIYDYMPNGSLDKFVFLDQSNNIPLSWERLYKIALGVGRGIEYLHQGCDMQILHFDIKPHNILLDEDFTPKVSDFGLAKLYSTDESIVSVTAVTN
- the LOC117933736 gene encoding uncharacterized protein LOC117933736 — protein: MMFREAKLVALALFHTFLLAICAANGNQTCRPSSCGEIQNISDPFRLKGDPSGCGDPDYELVCENNRTMVNLTLGKYYVADINLALGKYYVADINYDHYTIRVVDPGVVDPGVEKGNCFSTPLYSLSYYSFDSNYYWVPGVTNTTVLMNCEQPISDGNYIPITPCNRSNVTSSSSQAYVYALVGDFYMEVGEIKYSCTILRTAILEARQSFNVRFARSAASGA